The Daphnia pulex isolate KAP4 chromosome 6, ASM2113471v1 genome contains the following window.
CCCGACTCGACTCTACTAGCATCCGGAAGCTTGGACACTTCCATTATCGTTTGGAGCGTGGAGAAGCCGAATAAACGCCTCATTATCAAGAGTAAGTCAAATTAGGAAAtaatttggggaaaaaaaaggaacggaaACGTAAGGTTTCGTCGTTTCTGAATCTATGGGACATTTAATTGTCCGAGATAGGAACTCGCAACCATACATGTTTTAACTCAAGAGATGAAACGTTGAAAAAGGGAATCgagacatttgtttttttcaactttcattTACCCTTTGACCTGACGGGCTATCAGAACGGGAAAATTTTTCCTTCACGAAGTTGTAGACTTCATTCAAGTATAATCATTCGTTTGCAGATCAAGCGTTTTTAAGAAAGCCCGTTCGATTTTGTCCCAGCTTGGGCTAAACGGAAGTCGTGAATTTTTAttaaccttttattttttcttaaataatacCCGGAATTTGTCCGAGCAGACATAATATTTGATGATAGCGAAATGCGTGTTAGACTGCGTCAATAGTCCATCCcactacaaaaaaatgtcggACTTGAAGGGCACAATATTTAGAATTGCGTTTTAAAAgttcaaacaaaaaggttttggGAATTTTCCGAGAAATTTGAGAGGGCGGGAGTCTGTGCCGTCTAGCATGAATCGACTTAACTCAAGCCGATCCTTGTAAACCCTCCCCGATCTCTTTGCAGAGGACGAATGAATTGAAGGCTTTGTGAGAGTTCAAGGctgaaaacatttcttttagcCTTCCTACTATTGGATTAGAAGGATGCATCAATCGCGGATTGGTCCGCTCAATATCGGATGCTGCTCGCCTGCTCCCATTTGAACAGCATCCCAATATTTCACATTTCGATCGTATTGCAGAACATTGCGCGCACAAACACTTCTTTTCACCCAAACAGCCACCACGTACACTTGTGTTCACGTGACTTCTCACTGGCCTCTTTTTCTGCTGACGCACATTTttcagtcaaataaaaaacagaaaactcgCCCGTCATTTGGCTTAATTTGATGCAAGTCTATACAGAACGTCTACCCCTCGAGATTGCACTTTGTATAAACACTTGTTACATTGTTAGACGCAGTAGCTGTTGGCGTTAATCCAAATCGTGCCGCCGCTTGTGGGGAGCCTATCAAAATGCATCCATTTTCATCGCTAACATATAAACGGTCGATGTATAAGCAATGTCTGACCGCTGTTATATAAAAAGGCGTTGTAATTGGAAGCTAGCTTGTCTATATGAACTTGGTTTTTGATCAGGAAATGGCCTCTTTGTTGAACCCTGTTGGTTTTGCGTCACCAAAATGTGATATTATCCCAAGGGCTGCGATAGTGGATTGTATTGGTAGCGAATGTCCAGAAGAACCCAATGCACTCTCGTACTGTTgctctgtttttctttttaatgaaattgtttttttgtttactcatcTTGTTCCGTGTTCTTGATTGATAGATGCCCACCCACAGAGCCAGATCACCGGTATTGCTTGGTTGGACAACAACACAATCGTTTCGGTTGGCCAGGACTGCAACAGTCGCTACTGGGACATCCGCAATTTCCCCTGAAACTGttgaaccaacaacaaaagattaAGGGGAAATTCGACCAAGTCATGATGATGGTTGATTgctattacattattattaatttactactactactaaaaaaaaaaaatttactacaTCAGTACTACTATTTACTTCCGTTTCCCAGTCTGTCTCTCTATCCCACTGTCAACAAACGCCATTCGCTGGTCCATATTCTTCCTCCCCCTCTGAATCAAGCAAGCACCAGAGTCTTTAAGAATTAACAAATAAGAGTGGccttattatattattactattattttgCAATGGTCTACCAGTGCTATTTAGAATCGTGATCGCCTCGAAGCGTCTCGTCTATTACCCGCCCTATAATAGCCACGAAACCACACcctcacccacccacccaccctctttttttgttttcatttgttgtcTCTTTGAAGGGACATATAGTCTTCCTTATTATTTTGCCCAGTTGTTTTCTCGGTTGATTGGACCGACATGTTCAGGTCTCGTCTGTATGTTGgcgatagaaagaaagaaaaaaaagaaacaacaacaaacaatattgGTTATACGTAGCTCTTCCCCCCCACCCTTCTTGTTTGGTTGTCTCTGCgttattccatttctttttcacacacacaattattatcaccatttttcttttgttttttcatttgcgtGTTTTGCTGATTCTTTAATTGCCTGAGAATTCATAAAAAACTAATGTATCTGAAGTGAAAAATTATgaccttttatttattaggtAATAACGTGCGATGAGTCAAATGCGTGTTTACATACGCGACCAATTTGACCTTCTGATACCGCTTATCCCTACCGCTCTACCACCACTGTACTTTGAGTATCGAGTATTATGTGGGACTCTTCCGACGGTGGTCATCGGTGGTCATTgcgaaatcaatttttgaatggTCAAGGCAGATGCTTATGTTACTCGCCACCGGAAACTGTCAAAGAGAACGAGCCATCAGATGTTCTTTTTTACGTTCTCAATAGTCGTCGTGTGACGTACTTACAACTCAAAGTTGTTTGTTCACAGCGGATGAATCTCATTAAGCACAGTCATGCTGAACTGAgactttgttatttttgcatgaagatgggattttttctttttacttacagaAAACCGCAGGAGGAAAGAGGGTGGTGTGATTGTGGACGTCACAGTAATCAAGCTGATTCGTgaattttcgtctttttttcaatttttcccgcCATGGTTGTAATAGAGTAAACGACGCAAGAGAATTCTCGGGAAATCTTCCGAATGTTGTTGAGATTTTGGCCGGAATTCGTCGGTTATTGAGGACCAGTAAAAACGGGACGTTGACTTTGATGCTGATTGGGTTGGTCGAAATATCGGCGGATGCCACGAGTCGTTATTTCGCTAACGAGGCAAGATCGATTCAAGGAGTTTagcaaataaaacaagaaatcaatacAAAACGAGAGGAAGTCCatcctccttttctttgcaATGATTTGATGTTCCAGATGAACTTTTGACCCGGAAACTCCCCAACCTTGACAGCATATAATGTGTAACAACATCAAACCGTTACAAAAGCGGACGACGTTTTTTACGATCGCCCACGCGATTTTAACTGTCATGATGATCGAGTCTATTCCTCAGTGAATGAATAattggttttttgaattttctcttgcTTGCTGGTATAAATGCAGCCCTGAATCAAAGAATATCGGTTATTCTTCGAGTATTACTGTATTAGCTCGTTAAAACAGCAACATGCTGAAGAACTTGGCACTGCTGggcattttttaattgtttatttggGGGCTGGGCAtctttaattgtttattattttacgctttaaaaaattcccggTCTACGTGCggtctttctttttaaaatgttaagcTGGTTAGTTGTCTAGACAAGCAGTGATGGTTCAAAGGGACTTGTTTCACGAATTTCGTCTTGCATATATCGCAAGAACCATTTGATCACGTAGGTTTGTTGACGGACGTCTTTGTCGCATCTCGAgaccttttttccctcttgaaCAGTGGCCAAACCCCAACATCATGGGGGTTTCATCTGCGTCTTTGACCACCGAGATCATCACCCGACACCAATATCAATTCCAGGGAAATAAAGTAACAACCAGAGTTTGATGTTCTTTAATGGATGTCGTTAAACCAAggacaatttcaatttcacatTTAATTACATTATGTTCACTATTGTGTGTGTCCCACGTGTTAAATCAAGATAAGCTATCATTTAGTTGTTTTAAGTCATAATTAAATATCTAAGGTTGTGGTCGAAATGCTGTTATAAAATAACTCGGACTGGCAACTCGAATTGGCGAACAAGAGAAGGCCGTTTATCGTGCGACTTGTCTTGTTCGCCATTTGGCGGCTGTTTGATTATTTGAGTTTCGAAAAAGTTTCGCAATTAAATTGTCAGGGCCAATGACACGATCAACTATAACCTCGGTCTGCATTTGAGAGTTTTCATTTTAGCTTGACTGCCAGTAGATGTTTGAATGTGGTTGTGTAtgtcggaaaaaaaacagactgTTTTGACTAATGGACGGCACGTGCATGCATGTTATTGAATTTTGGTACGTTCACAGTTGAGAGTTGGTCATTTTacattatatttcatttctcaaGATTCTTGAATAGTCATAAATATTTGATATTTGCGTTGCTGGCGATTTAAAATGACCCTTTGCCATAAAGTTGAATAAGATGAGGAGGCGAACCGGTTTAGTTGAGTTCATTTGTATGTTATTGAGAAAGAAGCGCACTCTGCACCGCTCACTTTATTAGGCTGTACACTGTACAGTTTTCATTCCATACAATCACAACTCCTTATTCGTAAAAAATAGCACGTACGCAACAAATCAGCCAATTAACTATAGTGCTGTTCAGATTAGAATTTGAATCATTACAGATGGCCCTTTGTTGGTTGTTGACAAGTGCTGTTCATTTTGAATGACTATGGGCCTTTTGTGTTTGCAGCTGTCAGGATAGGATGCGGGATCCGATCAAAATTGCGCATGTTTTATTTAGTGAAGTGATGAAAGTTTGCTtggttttcatatttttcaagaaattttttatttttaaggacTTTATCAAATGTGCGCCTCAGATATTTCTCTATTGACGTAATAGACTCATTAGTGGAAGATGCGCAGTGGCTAACAGATGGATGGTGACTTCTTATCAGGCAAACTGACCGCGGCTGATCGCACTTGTCCGTGACTGTGCGGCTTGCGCCTGCAAACCTAAACAGGCGCATATGCCATGATGGCGGCCTTATTGACCACCGAGTGTGGTCTATATAGGGTATTAATCTGCTATACATTTTCGCTGTTTACATAAACAACCAACACACTGTCTAGCAAGTAGACTTCTTCGAATCTGTTTCGAAATGACGTACAAAATCCAGCCGCTCTTCTTACGAATTTTGTCGCACttgttgaattttgttttaaaactaACTGTTGATCGGCATGGAAACGATCGATTTGATGATTAGAACTAGCCAAAGGGTAACCCGATGCTTTTGAATCGCCAACGGGCTGACCAATGGGCGCTTGTATAGGCTGCCTAGTCAATATTCAAAAGTGGTTTGAAGACTTAGGAAGCAGCCCATTTTTTATCCTGTTGTTGCCACAAGGAAAAAACTTTGCGCAGTTGCGGGAGCTTTGATAATCGCCTAAAATCCCCGCGATACAAAATGCAAAACGATCGTCACTCAAACAAAtgttttcgccttttttcaaatgtacCAAGTCATTATCTAAAAGTGCCCTGTCAGAAATGAAATGACTAAAATACGACGATAGCAATGCCCAATTGAGATGAATTAGCTTTGAAATCATATCGGGTTCAAGAAAAGATATAATTAACCCAAGCATCAGATGTTGACATCTGTTTCGCTATTTTGGGTTCACGCAAATTTTATTGCTCTATTTATATTTACGTACTCAATCCTCAAGTTCGATACCGCAATCTTTGCTTTCGACGCTGCcatttcaaataatcaataaatacaaggtctttttttttttttaattaattcaaaatgttcTTCATTGACGACTCGGACCGTGCTGAATTATAATTGCTATAAGGTAATGTTGTAGCCTGCTTGCACGCTAGTCTCCAGCCACTATGTAAGAAACCATTCTGCCGCGGACGTTGATCGTATTTAACTTGATCTGCACACGAGTGCAGATCAAGTTAAGAGTGGAGATCAGAGAGTCTACGGCTTTATTATGACGGGGGTGAAACTAAATAGCCTAGAGATGCTATCGTTTCATAGAAGAGGAATAAATGCATACATTTTGGTTGTCGGCCCTAATATTCATTTCAGACATATTAGACTCCCACAGGGTTGTGACCCTGGTCTACATATAGcaaaaagttcaatttttttcataagcCCTTACACACGTACGCTTAAGTTTCTAAGAATTAAGTCTAAAGTTGTTTTGGCGCAAAGAAATGTCAGTGAATTTAATGATGTACAAACAAGAGCAAGTCAAATGGGATCCGCTACATTGTACACCACAAGGTATTTCGTGTGTGCGTCAGTAGTAAAGAACATGtagttttttcttgaaagCTTTTAAATGCATGTTGCATGTCGGAATCCACCTACACATTGCTATATGTCATTGTAATGTTTactattgattttatttgataataataagaaaaactgaaacacGCGCAAATGCATCAAGTCTAAGTTGATGCAACAGGTTCACTAGATAAGCCAGAGAAAAGGTTTCATTTCTAGAATTTTACCGGTGAAAATGCAAACTGTTGAAAAGCGACAATTGACAATGACCCGATTACATAAATGTAAAGTGTTATGCAAATACAAGAATATCTCGCCAATGATTATAATGAtcagtgaagaaaaaaaaagtgaacctTTTTGAATGCAGGTACCGCGATCTGACTTGCCATTTATAGGTGACACTATTAATTGTGTTTGTACCATCCAACAATGCTGATGTCCTAACGCCGAATGAATATAGTCTTCTCGCCATGGAATACGTTACTACTGCGCAGCGAGCCACGCCTCTATGGGTCCTACCACAGATATAAAAAGGAGACGGCACCGTCATTTCTGATCAAGTGTTGCAAGCCATCGACAGCTCTCCTCTCTCCTTATTCAAGcgctttctctcttttttcccaacaCAAAAGTCCCAAGTTGTTggacacttttttttgccTAGCTcactttgatttgaatttcattataTTTCAAAGAAGATTTGATCATGAAACCCACCGGAATTTTTACCAACGTGTTTTTATTCCTGGCCGCATTGACACTGGCCGCAGCAGCCTCCTTGCCGCTCCGCAGAACATCCATCTTCAGGGTGAGTTGATTTAGCttgaattcatttgattcaCCTATAGCCCTCGTATAAGGTATAGAATGAATGACAGTTGCTGGcgctaaatttaaaaattaaatgttgcaAGTAAAATGCATATGTAGCCACTGGTTGATGGGGGGTGAGATATTTAGTTTTGTCAATTTATTGCTTGACTTGACATAGTGCAATGTCcggaattttgttgttgttactcaATCCCCCTTGGAAAAGTAAAGCGACCGGAAGTGCTGATAAAATCTAGGGTAGTTTAAACACATCAAAACTGGAACGCGtgcggctgttgctgctgctgatgcaaAGATGGCGAATGTTTTTCTCGAATTCCTGGAAAAGGGCAAGATTAGGGCTGGATGGGGGTGAAAAACAAGGTCCTCCTCCTCGTGCAGAAAAAGAGATGCGACTATAGAAGAGAGTGACAGGCGGTCTAACTAATGACATGTTTTCGTCAAAAATCGTGCGGACATCATCAATTTTGGCTCACGATATTCTCCCGAGAGTCTTATACAACATGTATATAgttgaaatgaatgaatcgTTAGTGCGTGGGTTTAGACCGCATCGGACAGAAGTGCAGAGCAAATCCAATTTCATTGAGGTCATGTTTATTATAtcttattttgacttttttaaaaataacaggaTAGCGAGACCCCTCGACGCCAGTACGAGGAATTGATAGCCAGTCGACAAATCCGCAGCAATTTCGGTAAGTGATACTATCACACGTTTTCCTAAGTTTTTCATTCAGCTCTCACTCGAGGTGTGTAACCATATAtccgttttaaatttttatcagAGTCGTCAACATCGGATGATCAAGTCGAAAAATCATCAGCCGCTGGCGAACCTGCCGGAACGTTGAAATTCCACATCAAACCGCCTTCACAATTAACCGTAGCCATGAACGACCGTTTGGAGTTGATCTGTGACGTTTCCGGTTCTCCTCCTCCGGCCGTCTACTGGCTCAAGAACGGCATGCCCATTCCTGAGGTAATCTAATACTACCCAGCTAGCTACTGCTACTCTCTTGTCGAAGTGGAAAGATAATAatactaatttaaaaataaaaattcccgaTTGCCATACACAGTCGCCGTTCGACAGAGACGAAATTGAAGAAGCGTCAAACAAAATCTCCGAGATTGAGTCGCTGCTGCCGACCAGAGGTTTGGCTTCGACCAAAGCCCGTTTGCTCATCGATTGCGTTGATGGCGACGCCGAGGCCATTTATACTTGCGTAGCCCAGTCGGTCAACGAGAAGATCGTGTCCAGCACCTACGTTCACATTGAAGGTAATAATGTTGAATTGTGCTGGATCAATCGGGaatgaaattaacaatttGGTTTGATATAATGAAGGTGAAGTTGCTTATAACGAAACCACCTGCACGTTGAGACACGAGACGGACTCGCTGCCGGCCATCGTTTTCATGTGGTCGGGTACCTACATTGACGTCGAAGGTAGAGATGCCGTCATCTTGTGCCGGGCAGCTGGTAATCCTTCGCCAAAAATTTCGTGGTACACCGGCGACGATCGTCTCATCACCTCCGGACGTCACTATCAGGtaattagaattaaattgaaatcaattcatCCTCAAATCACTATAACATTCTTGTTTGATGATTCTAAAATCAGATCTTGCCCAGTggtgatttgaaaattttcaacCTCCGCTGGAACGAACACATGGGTCTTTACAAATGCCGGGCGGAGAATGAATTCGGATTAGACGAATCGGTCACTTTCGTTTACCCAGTTGTGGTAATAAATTAACATGACTTTAATCTGTTTCTTCGCGATTAATTTAACAACGAAtcttcttttcaacttttgcAGCCGGAGAGTTAAATGGATTGTTCAGAAAGCACGAATACGTGAGGCAAAATTTCAAAGCTTGTTGGTCGGAAAATTTGACCCGCAATCAATTTCCGATCAAAATCGTTATATACAAGCCCAGCAACACACAGTCGACTAGAGTTCATCAGTTGCCGTTTTATATGTGTTATACACTACAACCGCGTGTACAATTAATTATACGAGACCCTTATTTTTCTGTACATTCCGTTCCACCTCCTTTTCTTCGTCCATCGTATACTTAGAAAAGGACTACTCTGTAGTGCTCCGGACCCGCcgtaaattaatttattatccGCTTGCCATCACGATGACTGActgaaaatctttttaacTCATAATATGTTATTTACCAAAATTTTAGTttccaaaaattaatttgattattattaacgTCCTTTTTCAATTGATGTTCTTCATACTGTAAGatctatacacacatatatctAATATAACTCGAATGAAAGCGGCGAGCGCCTTTCTTTACTCCGTCCATGAAACTGGACAACGCTGGAATGAGAATATCCAACAGGCGGTTGTTTGTGACAGAGACTGGGCATAGCTTTGCCTTTGCGGGTCACGGTGGGGGTCTGGTGTCATCCGGTGTCGAAGAGGTTGTCAAAAGATCCTGAACTTTGTTGGTCTCTTCTCAAACAGGCCATCGGTCGAGCGTTTTAGTTTGTATGGGAGCTAGATTAGAAATCGCCGTTTTTCCATGGAATCCAACATCAAACTTCTGGGAATGTCTAAGGTAGTAGTTTACCATATTGCGTTGATGTTTTTCCAACAAGTGCGCAAGTCATCATTTTATTGGAATGATGATCCCCGTTTTCCTTGGCCATCTGCAATCCAGTTTGATGCGGACAAGCAGATGTAGGACATCATAAACAATCGCGTGGGCTCCTGTTTACTGTAAGTTTCTTATTCATTCTTATCGTTTTTCGTGCATAATTAAATAGCAAAAAGCTTGGGCTTTCAACTATTTATCGTCTAAACTAGCAAAGGCATTCTTCGAATCCACTCTGCAGTCGATAAAAGATCACGTCATTTCATTTACATCACCCACACATAAACTAAATTGAGGACTCACAAACAACTCAGAGATTAGGtctattcataatttttcattttaacgTATTTTTCAATCGAGGATGCTGGATgaagttaaaatttttaaacaggaATAACGCAGATTTACAGGAAGACGGTTTTGCACGAAGACCTTTGATTCAACTCCCTGCAAACCGGATGACTTGCTGACCCGGAAGCGAGGGGCCGGCTAACCTTGAAACGGttgcaaaaaaatatgtagTAAAACTCTCAACTGACCCTTTCCATCGGTCGCCTACGCGTTCGATTGTTGCGCCCGAGCAGCGTCGATGATGATAGAAGGTTCTCGAATATCAATGCATAGTAATATTCAGCTTAATGTATACAAGCGCTTCTGCCGAAGAAGAGACTTTGTTGACTGCTGCTAGCAGTTGTGCTTAGTTATCAATACGTTTTTACGCGCAGGACGCACTTCAGACCATGAGTCCTCCTTGGCTGATATCACACAACGATGTTGATCACGTAGCCAGAGTGCAGACGTATCTTAAACGGGTTGAGCGAGATATTgcgaaaaaaacattttcttattacaAAAAACGTGATTCTCAGACGCGTGTTTGGTTGAATTTAATCAAAGATATCCGATCGGTTAATTAATAAATGACCCATCGTGGTAGACATAAACTTTTTTGACAACTTTGATCTTTGCAATgtcatttgcaatttttttttaaatatctcgcGGACTATGTACTACGCCTCCATATGGTGTTTACATGGCTGTGACATTTTCATAGATAAATGTCAATTTCCacgaatttgaaatattttccagaCTAATCAAGATTCGCTTGATAGAATTTCTGACTTTTGGTTTTCAatatttctagaaaaaaacagtCTGACGATATGAAAATATTATGGTCAAGGCTAAATGGGGGCGGTTCTATTACGTCCACGATACAAGTTTTAACTTGTAAGGTTGTACAGCCTAAATACAAATAATATCGACAGGTATGCGGCCGCCGGTGGGTAAATactaaatacaaaagaaaaaatttttcataagTGCggagtttttttaaaagcaaagcAGGATTAAGTTAATGTAAATTCATATTATTTGATGacgtttgattatttgatgttACCCCATCTTTGTCTCGTTTTATTATCTCTACcccacaaatttaaaaatatttttttgttgacttaGCGAGGTCTTACGGGATCGCAAAGGATAAATGATATTATCTTTGATTATGCGTCCTGCAACGGTCCACACAGACACACGGTAATCggttaaacaaataaacagtTTCCATTATCTCGAAACCAATTTGACTTTCAGTCGACTTTGAGCCAAAAGACGCACCAGATTCGTCCAGGAAAGGTGTGACAGTTTCAGGTAGATTTTGTTTTCGCTAGTGCGTATGTTGTTGAtaattgcatttaaaaattaggaCAACATTTACAATTAATTGCCTATTAAATGCCGATTAATTgattatatttaaattctaGGAATCAAACGAGTCTTTTAAAATTGACCGTAAGATGGCAACTCCCGCCGGTGATAACGACTCAATTCAAAACGGAAGTGCGCTAAAAAGGTTAGAAACTTATAAAGTTCAATTAGAGAACTACCAGGAAAA
Protein-coding sequences here:
- the LOC124195979 gene encoding neural/ectodermal development factor IMP-L2-like, with the translated sequence MKPTGIFTNVFLFLAALTLAAAASLPLRRTSIFRDSETPRRQYEELIASRQIRSNFESSTSDDQVEKSSAAGEPAGTLKFHIKPPSQLTVAMNDRLELICDVSGSPPPAVYWLKNGMPIPESPFDRDEIEEASNKISEIESLLPTRGLASTKARLLIDCVDGDAEAIYTCVAQSVNEKIVSSTYVHIEGEVAYNETTCTLRHETDSLPAIVFMWSGTYIDVEGRDAVILCRAAGNPSPKISWYTGDDRLITSGRHYQILPSGDLKIFNLRWNEHMGLYKCRAENEFGLDESVTFVYPVVPES